Proteins encoded together in one Cicer arietinum cultivar CDC Frontier isolate Library 1 chromosome 4, Cicar.CDCFrontier_v2.0, whole genome shotgun sequence window:
- the LOC101512732 gene encoding chlorophyll a-b binding protein 7, chloroplastic: MVSVQGVSCCPTSSSSCFVSGSLQFCRSFSVSFRFATKPRQHPSFICNASWQELAGVLLFSAIPFTAVKAIANSPLGESLQRKMEERKIFGVQNSSKFKAEADKARKESFWYGVDRPRWLGPISYGYPSYLNGDLPGDYGFDVAALAKDPVALHKYFNFEILHARWAMLASVGALIPELLDLLGAFHFVEPVWWRVGYSKLQGETLDYLGIPGLHLAGSQGVVVIAICQVLLMVGPEYARYCGIEALEPLGIYLPGDINYPGGALFDPLNLSKDPEAFEELKVKEIKNGRLAMMAWLGFFMQAALTGKGPVQNLMDHISDPFHNNLLGSLNSTKLL; the protein is encoded by the exons ATGGTGTCGGTTCAAGGAGTAAGTTGTTGTCCTACCTCTTCTTCCTCCTGTTTTGTTAGTGGGTCTCTTCAGTTTTGTCGCTCCTTTTCTGTAAGCTTTAGATTTGCCACAAAACCGAGACAACATCCTTCTTTCATATGCAATGCTTCATGGCAAGAG CTTGCGGGAGTTTTACTATTCTCAGCAATTCCTTTCACTGCCGTCAAAGCTATAGCTAATAGTCCGCTAGGGGAGTCGCTTCAGAGAAAAATGGAGGAACGAAAGATATTTGGTGTTCAAAACTCATCCAAATTCAAGGCTGAGGCTGACAAGGCCAGAAAAGAGAG CTTTTGGTATGGAGTAGATCGGCCTCGTTGGCTTGGTCCTATTTCATATGGATACCCATCATATCTTAATGGGGACCTTCCTGGGGATTATGGCTTTGACGTTGCTGCTCTTGCCAAGGATCCGGTGGCACTGCACAAATATTTCAA CTTTGAGATATTGCATGCTCGGTGGGCTATGCTTGCATCTGTTGGTGCTCTGATTCCCGAGTTATTAGACCTCTTGGGAGCCTTTCACTTTGTAGAACCTGTTTGGTGGCGAGTTGGTTATTCCAAGCTCCAG GGAGAAACTCTAGATTACCTTGGTATCCCAGGTCTTCACTTAGCTGGAAGCCAGGGAGTGGTTGTGATTGCTATTTGCCAAGTACTCCTTATG GTTGGACCAGAATACGCTAGATATTGTGGGATTGAGGCATTGGAGCCTCTAGGCATATATCTGCCCGGTGATATAAACTATCCTGGAGGAGCATTGTTTGATCCCTTAAACCTGTCCAAAGATCCTGAAGCTTTTGAAGAGCTGAaggtgaaagaaataaaaaatggacGCTTGGCAATGATGGCTTGGTTAGGCTTCTTCATGCAAGCAGCCCTGACGGGTAAAGGTCCTGTGCAGAACCTTATGGATCACATCTCCGATCCTTTCCACAATAACCTGCTGGGGTCACTCAATTCAACAAAATTACTCTAG